Proteins encoded in a region of the Leptolyngbya subtilissima AS-A7 genome:
- a CDS encoding glycosyltransferase family 4 protein, producing MFKVVVDATPVLPKPSGVGLYVLNLLWALRSLQSTENFSLGVAYQPSLKNWLRGNLALPEALAVYNNVAVLPLPVRLLNLLAQAPRNPILGQLEHRFGQPDVYHGTNYAVYPCRHSQRVMTIYDLSFLRYPEYVTAVVRTYSQRVRQCLDWTDLVVTISESSKRDIVELLGVPPELVWVTPLASRYADDAQASSDVVEAVDLGDRPYILFVSTLEPRKNVVRLIQVFDRLKTQHKIDHQLVLVGQKGWQFEPIFEAIAASPWRHHIRHLDYLSDAEVAYCYQNADVFAYPSLYEGFGLPVLEAMTLGCPVVTANTSSLPEVAGDAALLIDPTSVEDLAEALERVVGDRPLRQTMIAKGYQQAAQFSWTRTAKSTLAAYRSLL from the coding sequence ATGTTTAAGGTTGTTGTAGACGCTACCCCTGTTTTACCTAAGCCTAGTGGGGTGGGGCTATACGTACTAAATCTGCTGTGGGCTCTGCGATCGCTGCAATCAACTGAAAACTTTAGCCTCGGCGTTGCTTATCAACCCAGCTTGAAGAACTGGCTACGAGGGAATCTGGCTTTGCCTGAGGCGCTTGCAGTCTATAACAATGTGGCCGTCTTACCTCTGCCGGTGCGTTTGCTTAATCTGCTCGCCCAGGCACCTAGAAATCCGATTTTGGGACAGCTAGAGCATCGATTTGGTCAGCCCGACGTCTACCACGGCACCAACTATGCGGTCTATCCCTGTCGGCACAGCCAGCGAGTGATGACGATTTACGATCTGTCATTCCTGCGCTATCCCGAATATGTGACTGCCGTGGTACGCACCTACAGCCAGAGGGTGCGGCAGTGCTTGGATTGGACTGACCTAGTAGTGACAATCTCGGAAAGCTCGAAGCGCGACATTGTGGAGCTGTTGGGGGTGCCGCCGGAGCTGGTGTGGGTGACACCTTTAGCTAGCCGCTACGCCGATGATGCTCAGGCAAGTAGCGATGTTGTAGAAGCGGTTGATTTGGGCGATCGCCCCTACATTCTTTTTGTCAGCACCCTAGAACCTCGCAAGAATGTGGTTCGTTTGATTCAAGTTTTTGATCGGCTGAAGACTCAGCACAAAATTGATCATCAACTGGTGCTGGTGGGGCAGAAAGGATGGCAGTTTGAGCCGATTTTTGAAGCGATCGCCGCCTCACCCTGGCGGCACCACATTCGTCATCTCGACTATCTCTCCGATGCTGAGGTGGCCTACTGCTACCAAAATGCTGATGTGTTTGCCTACCCTTCGCTCTATGAGGGGTTTGGCCTGCCCGTGCTGGAGGCCATGACCCTGGGCTGCCCGGTGGTCACGGCCAATACGTCGTCTCTACCCGAGGTGGCCGGTGATGCGGCGCTGTTAATAGACCCTACCAGCGTAGAAGACTTGGCTGAGGCGCTGGAGCGGGTGGTTGGCGATCGCCCCTTACGCCAGACCATGATCGCCAAGGGCTACCAGCAGGCAGCTCAGTTTTCTTGGACTCGTACGGCTAAATCGACCCTGGCGGCCTATCGTTCACTACTATAG
- a CDS encoding GDP-mannose 4,6-dehydratase produces MAKKALITGLTGQDGSYLAELLLSQGYEVCGMVRRSSSSSFERISHFSNQIEVISGDLLDQFSLIDAIDQTQPDEIYNLASQSYVPLSWTQPALTAEYTALGVSRLLEAIRRCKPSTRFYQASSSEVFGEPDESPQTERTAFRPRNPYGVAKAYAHWMTVNYRQKYDLYACCGITYTHESPRRGAEFVFRKITRGAVQIKLGQAKELRLGNLDARRDWCHAQDVVTAMWLMLQQESPDDYIIASGETHSVRELVDCAFSYLGLDYQQYVSVDPTFYRPDEEVQLVGSIDKIKTKLSWQPQYSFQRLVESMVDHDLKTLNG; encoded by the coding sequence ATGGCCAAAAAAGCATTGATTACAGGCTTAACTGGCCAGGACGGCTCGTACCTGGCTGAGCTTTTGCTGTCACAGGGGTATGAGGTCTGCGGCATGGTCAGGCGTTCTAGTTCCAGCAGTTTTGAGCGCATCAGCCATTTTTCGAATCAAATTGAAGTCATATCGGGCGATCTGCTCGACCAGTTCTCGCTGATTGACGCCATCGATCAGACGCAGCCCGATGAAATTTACAACTTGGCTTCTCAAAGCTATGTGCCCCTATCTTGGACTCAGCCCGCCCTAACCGCTGAGTACACGGCCCTGGGGGTATCTCGCCTGCTGGAAGCGATTCGGCGCTGCAAGCCCAGCACCCGCTTTTACCAGGCATCAAGCAGTGAGGTGTTTGGCGAGCCCGATGAGTCTCCTCAAACCGAGCGCACGGCCTTTAGGCCCCGCAACCCCTACGGCGTGGCCAAGGCCTACGCCCACTGGATGACGGTGAACTACCGGCAAAAGTATGATCTGTATGCCTGCTGCGGCATTACATATACCCACGAGTCGCCGCGGCGGGGGGCCGAGTTTGTCTTTCGTAAAATTACCCGGGGGGCAGTGCAGATTAAACTCGGCCAGGCCAAGGAGCTGCGGCTGGGCAATCTAGACGCCCGACGAGACTGGTGTCATGCCCAAGATGTGGTGACGGCGATGTGGCTGATGCTGCAGCAGGAGAGCCCTGACGACTACATCATTGCCAGCGGTGAGACCCATTCGGTGCGCGAGCTAGTGGATTGTGCGTTTAGCTATCTGGGTCTGGACTACCAGCAGTACGTCAGCGTTGATCCGACGTTTTATCGCCCCGATGAGGAGGTGCAGCTGGTAGGGTCGATCGACAAGATTAAAACCAAGCTGAGTTGGCAGCCCCAGTATTCGTTTCAGCGCCTGGTCGAATCGATGGTTGATCACGACCTGAAAACGTTGAATGGGTAG
- a CDS encoding glycosyltransferase family 4 protein, protein MTEASLLINLAFVPTKPTGLGVYALNLIQHLSREDSCLLSDRPIAGHRHLPSPMGATTDSGKQGHARRLWWTQFQVPKLYRQLGAKLLFSPIPETPLWSSCRTVVTVHDLIPLHFPQKGSPLTLYFRHYLPQVIRQAEHIICDSESTLRDIHHFFGPLPKAATVVPLAYDTEHYRWLDLPRQPYFLYVGSHYTYKNLGRLIKAFAQTALPDFKLLIAGAPDPRYTPALQAQVEEMGLGNRVQFLAYVPYDQLPQLINQAIALVFPSLWEGFGLPVLEAMACGTPVITSNLSSLPEVAGEAALLVDPYNVGELTEAMISIANNQRLWETLHYAGQAQARQFGWRKTGYQTSDILRQYL, encoded by the coding sequence ATGACTGAGGCCTCACTGCTGATTAACTTGGCGTTTGTCCCCACTAAGCCCACAGGGCTGGGGGTCTATGCGCTTAATCTAATTCAGCATTTGTCGCGGGAAGATAGTTGTTTGCTCAGCGATCGCCCCATCGCCGGGCATCGCCATCTCCCCTCACCCATGGGGGCGACTACTGATTCAGGCAAGCAGGGCCATGCTCGGCGGCTGTGGTGGACTCAGTTTCAGGTGCCGAAGCTGTATCGCCAGCTTGGGGCAAAACTGCTGTTTTCGCCCATTCCCGAAACACCGCTCTGGTCATCGTGCCGAACGGTGGTGACGGTGCACGACCTAATTCCCCTGCACTTTCCCCAAAAGGGGTCGCCGCTGACGCTGTACTTTCGACACTATTTGCCCCAGGTCATTCGCCAGGCTGAGCACATTATTTGCGACTCGGAGTCAACCCTGCGCGATATCCACCATTTTTTTGGTCCACTACCCAAGGCAGCAACGGTCGTGCCTCTAGCCTACGATACTGAGCACTACCGCTGGCTAGATCTGCCACGTCAGCCCTATTTCCTCTACGTAGGCAGCCACTACACCTACAAGAACCTGGGCCGTCTGATAAAAGCCTTTGCCCAGACTGCACTGCCCGACTTTAAGCTGTTGATCGCAGGAGCGCCGGACCCTCGCTATACGCCAGCGCTGCAAGCTCAGGTGGAGGAGATGGGGCTGGGCAATCGCGTTCAGTTTTTGGCCTACGTTCCCTACGACCAGCTGCCTCAATTAATCAACCAAGCGATCGCGCTGGTGTTTCCCAGCCTTTGGGAAGGTTTTGGCCTGCCCGTTTTAGAGGCGATGGCCTGCGGCACCCCTGTAATTACGTCTAACCTATCATCGCTGCCGGAGGTGGCTGGAGAGGCTGCGCTACTAGTTGATCCTTACAACGTGGGTGAGCTGACCGAGGCAATGATTTCTATTGCTAATAATCAAAGGCTTTGGGAAACCCTGCACTATGCTGGGCAAGCGCAAGCAAGGCAATTTGGCTGGAGAAAGACAGGCTACCAGACCAGTGACATACTTAGGCAATATTTATAA
- a CDS encoding class I SAM-dependent methyltransferase, whose translation MSKSNEINYIKNVSSAEGIAVEEFTNYLEQKPFSDAQCGNYLIDIGQMMRFLPQPPARLLDIGVGSGWTSDLLCQRGYEVLGLDISPDMIELANRRAGPSLRFQVCDYEVDSLPSGFDIAVIYDALHHAEDAYKVIKNIYDALNENGILITAEPGAGHSQTEDSIAVMKKYGTTEKDMPFLLQKQIMLKAGFGVVEQYARVNQLPLCDISTPEGALMQLKHSISLAYESVKGLTSIVIARKVPASEFQQTNMEEVSSKMLSLMEDHRLQS comes from the coding sequence ATGTCAAAATCTAATGAAATTAACTACATCAAAAATGTATCGTCCGCTGAGGGTATTGCTGTTGAGGAATTCACAAACTATTTAGAACAAAAACCGTTTTCTGATGCCCAATGCGGTAACTACTTAATTGATATTGGTCAAATGATGCGTTTTCTACCGCAACCTCCGGCACGTCTACTCGATATAGGTGTTGGCAGTGGTTGGACGAGTGATCTCCTTTGCCAGCGTGGATACGAAGTTTTAGGACTCGATATCAGCCCTGACATGATCGAACTTGCAAACCGACGTGCTGGGCCTTCCTTGCGTTTCCAGGTTTGCGACTACGAGGTAGATTCCTTACCTTCAGGCTTTGACATTGCAGTCATTTATGATGCTCTACATCATGCCGAAGACGCCTATAAGGTTATCAAGAATATCTACGATGCCTTAAATGAGAATGGTATTCTAATTACTGCCGAACCAGGAGCTGGACATTCTCAAACCGAAGATAGCATTGCTGTGATGAAAAAATACGGAACAACTGAGAAGGATATGCCGTTCTTGTTGCAGAAACAAATAATGCTAAAGGCTGGCTTTGGTGTTGTTGAGCAGTATGCCCGCGTTAACCAACTACCTTTATGCGACATTAGCACGCCTGAAGGTGCATTAATGCAACTTAAGCATAGTATCTCGCTTGCATACGAGTCCGTGAAAGGGTTAACCAGTATTGTTATTGCTCGCAAAGTGCCTGCCAGTGAGTTTCAGCAGACGAATATGGAGGAAGTGTCTAGCAAAATGCTATCTCTTATGGAAGATCATCGGCTACAGAGCTAG
- a CDS encoding phosphate-starvation-inducible PsiE family protein: MANWAKRLIKQLENDTFLSRLHQFEGSVSKALSLGMVIVILAIVFDLAWVLVRAIFTTAPGEFLDETVIDVFGLFLTVLIALEILENITAYIKKHVVQVELVIATALTAVGRKFIILDLEDVPGTTLIGLAIAVFALAISYWIVRVSHR, encoded by the coding sequence ATGGCAAATTGGGCCAAACGGTTAATCAAGCAACTCGAAAACGACACCTTTTTAAGCCGCCTGCACCAGTTTGAGGGCAGCGTCTCAAAGGCGCTCTCCCTGGGTATGGTGATCGTTATTCTGGCGATCGTGTTTGATCTGGCCTGGGTGCTGGTTAGAGCCATTTTTACCACCGCCCCTGGCGAGTTTTTGGACGAAACTGTAATCGATGTTTTTGGCCTGTTTTTAACCGTGCTGATCGCCCTGGAGATTTTAGAAAATATCACCGCCTACATTAAAAAGCACGTGGTGCAGGTTGAGCTGGTCATCGCCACGGCCCTGACGGCGGTAGGTCGGAAGTTCATTATTCTTGACTTGGAGGATGTACCGGGTACAACGCTGATTGGGCTAGCGATCGCCGTCTTTGCTTTGGCCATCAGCTATTGGATTGTGCGCGTGAGTCATCGTTAA
- a CDS encoding molybdopterin oxidoreductase family protein has translation MTDPAKTLCPYCGVGCGLEVLPPAQPNKPTNRDAAGNPLWQTRGDRAHPSSQGMVCVKGATVAESLDRDRLKYPMMRASLDEPFRRVSWEMALDAIVNRIQTVRQEMGPDGICVYGSGQFQTEDYYVAQKLVKGCLGTNNFDANSRLCMSSAVAGYIQSFGSDGPPCCYADLEATDCAFLIGTNAAECHPIAFNRLRKHHKRHGHVKLIVVDPRRTDTAKAADLHLAIRPGSDITLLNGIGHLLLRWGSLDPEFIDGCTQGFAAYTEVLRHYEPTIVADRCGISVADLETAARAWADAKAVLSLWSMGLNQSSEGTAKVRSLINLHLMTGNIGRPGAGPFSLTGQPNAMGGREAGGLSHILPGYRLVKNADHRRQVEEFWGLPTGQISATPGLAVGEMMLALEHQQVGLLWIAATNPAVSLPDLNRTKAALRQSPFTVYQDAYYPTETAEFAHLLLPAAQWGEKTGTMTNSERVVTLCSAFRSPPGEARPDWEIFAEVGRRLGFAYQFDFATSAEVYREFTQITRGQPCDITGLSHDRLRELGPIQWPCPDPETATTAATRHDKRLYTRGIFNTADRRARFAAFHSNGLAEPPDDQFPFVLTTGRLYGHWHTQTRTGRIEKIQKMHPAPFLEINPRDAQQLQVQGGEWVEVRSPRGIVRLPLLVTQNIRRGTLFVPMHWGSLWATDAECNALTHPVACPVSGQPELKACAVQVVPLKRPEAATVAAETLPEATESSILSAAPTS, from the coding sequence ATGACCGATCCGGCTAAAACCTTGTGTCCCTACTGCGGCGTGGGTTGCGGCCTGGAAGTTTTACCTCCGGCCCAGCCCAACAAGCCCACTAACCGTGACGCAGCAGGCAATCCGCTGTGGCAGACTCGGGGCGATCGCGCTCACCCCTCTAGCCAGGGCATGGTGTGCGTCAAGGGAGCCACCGTGGCCGAATCCCTCGATCGCGATCGGCTCAAATACCCCATGATGCGAGCCTCCCTCGACGAGCCATTCCGGCGTGTATCGTGGGAGATGGCACTGGATGCGATCGTCAACCGCATTCAAACCGTGCGCCAGGAGATGGGACCGGACGGCATCTGCGTCTACGGGTCGGGGCAATTTCAAACCGAAGACTACTACGTTGCCCAAAAGCTGGTGAAGGGCTGCCTGGGCACCAACAACTTCGACGCCAACTCGCGGCTGTGCATGTCGTCGGCGGTGGCAGGCTACATCCAGAGCTTTGGCAGCGACGGCCCGCCCTGCTGCTACGCCGACCTGGAGGCTACTGACTGCGCTTTTTTGATCGGCACCAACGCCGCCGAGTGCCACCCCATTGCCTTTAACCGCCTGCGCAAGCACCACAAGCGCCACGGCCACGTCAAGCTGATCGTAGTCGACCCTCGCCGCACCGACACCGCTAAGGCCGCCGACCTGCACCTGGCAATTCGCCCCGGCAGCGACATCACTCTGCTTAACGGCATTGGCCACCTGCTGCTGCGCTGGGGCAGCCTCGACCCCGAGTTTATTGACGGCTGCACTCAGGGCTTTGCCGCCTACACCGAGGTGCTGCGCCACTACGAGCCGACCATTGTGGCCGATCGCTGCGGCATTTCTGTCGCCGATTTAGAAACCGCCGCCCGTGCCTGGGCCGATGCCAAGGCGGTGCTGTCACTGTGGTCGATGGGGCTCAACCAGTCGTCGGAGGGAACGGCAAAGGTCAGGTCGCTGATCAACCTTCACCTGATGACCGGCAATATTGGCCGACCGGGGGCGGGGCCATTTTCCCTCACCGGGCAGCCCAACGCCATGGGCGGGCGCGAAGCCGGCGGGCTATCCCACATTTTGCCGGGCTATCGTCTGGTGAAAAACGCTGACCACCGCCGCCAGGTGGAAGAGTTCTGGGGATTGCCCACCGGGCAAATCTCGGCAACACCGGGCCTGGCCGTGGGCGAAATGATGCTGGCCCTAGAGCACCAGCAGGTGGGCCTGCTGTGGATTGCCGCCACCAACCCAGCAGTCAGCCTGCCCGACCTCAACCGCACCAAGGCCGCGCTGCGCCAGTCTCCCTTCACCGTCTACCAAGACGCCTACTACCCCACCGAAACCGCCGAGTTTGCTCACTTACTGCTGCCCGCTGCCCAGTGGGGCGAAAAAACCGGCACCATGACCAACTCTGAACGGGTAGTGACCCTCTGCTCCGCCTTTCGCTCGCCCCCCGGCGAGGCCCGCCCCGATTGGGAAATTTTTGCCGAGGTGGGCCGCCGTCTGGGCTTTGCCTACCAGTTTGACTTCGCCACCAGCGCCGAGGTCTACCGCGAGTTTACCCAAATCACCCGAGGGCAGCCCTGCGATATCACCGGCCTCAGCCACGATCGCCTGCGAGAGCTTGGCCCCATTCAGTGGCCCTGTCCCGACCCTGAGACCGCTACCACCGCCGCCACCCGTCACGACAAGCGCCTCTACACCCGAGGTATTTTCAACACCGCCGATCGCCGGGCTCGCTTCGCCGCCTTCCACTCCAACGGCCTGGCCGAGCCGCCCGACGACCAGTTTCCCTTTGTGCTCACTACCGGTCGGCTCTACGGTCACTGGCACACGCAAACCCGCACCGGGCGGATCGAAAAGATTCAGAAAATGCACCCGGCTCCGTTTTTGGAGATCAACCCCCGCGATGCCCAGCAGCTCCAGGTGCAGGGGGGTGAATGGGTGGAGGTGCGATCGCCCCGCGGCATCGTCCGGCTACCCCTGCTGGTCACCCAAAATATTCGCCGGGGTACCCTATTTGTGCCTATGCACTGGGGCAGCCTGTGGGCTACCGATGCCGAGTGCAACGCCCTCACCCACCCGGTGGCCTGCCCAGTATCAGGCCAGCCCGAGCTCAAGGCCTGCGCAGTGCAGGTCGTGCCGCTGAAGCGACCCGAGGCGGCGACTGTAGCCGCCGAAACTTTACCCGAGGCTACAGAATCGTCTATTCTCTCAGCAGCACCCACTTCTTGA
- a CDS encoding ferredoxin--nitrite reductase — protein MTTSINTASTAATAKLNKFEQFKADKDGLLVKHELEQFAQLGWEAVDDTDLTHRLKWLGIFFRPVTPGKFMLRLRLPNGLLNGYKARTLAEIIQRYGEDGSADITTRQNLQLRGILLEDIPDIFRRMHAAGLTSIQSGMDNVRNITGSPVAGLDADELIDTQGLVRKVQDMITANGEGNAAFSNLPRKFNIAIEGGRDNSIHAEINDIAFVPAYREGVLGFNVVVGGFFSARRCEAAIPLNAWVPSDDDSVVELCRAILEVYRDHGPRVNRQKARLMWLIDEWGMEQFRAAVETAYGQPLLSAAPKDEMDWDKRDHIGIYPQKQVGLNYVGLHIPVGRLQASDLLDLARLAEVYGSGELRLTVEQNVIIPNVPDSRLAVLRQEPLLGKFSIAPSALMRSLVSCTGSQFCNFALVETKQRAVALAEALDAELTLSQPVRIHWTGCPNSCGQPQVADIGLMGTKVRKDGKTVEGVDIFMGGKVGKEAHLGEKVQQGIPCDELHGVLRSLLIKNFGAQPRSTAANLNGVMVTVD, from the coding sequence GTGACCACTTCTATAAACACGGCCAGCACAGCGGCCACCGCCAAACTCAATAAGTTTGAACAGTTTAAGGCCGACAAAGACGGTCTGCTAGTCAAGCACGAGCTGGAGCAGTTTGCTCAGCTGGGGTGGGAAGCCGTGGACGACACCGACCTCACCCATCGGCTCAAATGGCTGGGCATTTTCTTTCGCCCGGTGACGCCTGGCAAGTTTATGCTGCGGCTGCGGCTGCCCAACGGGTTGCTCAACGGCTATAAGGCCCGCACCCTAGCGGAAATTATCCAACGCTACGGCGAAGATGGCAGCGCCGACATCACCACCCGACAAAACCTTCAGCTGCGCGGTATTTTGCTCGAAGACATTCCCGATATTTTTCGGCGCATGCACGCGGCGGGGCTGACCTCTATCCAATCGGGCATGGACAACGTACGCAACATCACCGGGTCGCCCGTGGCGGGCCTTGACGCCGACGAGCTGATAGACACCCAAGGGCTGGTGCGCAAAGTTCAAGACATGATCACCGCCAATGGCGAAGGCAACGCGGCCTTTAGCAACCTGCCCCGCAAATTCAATATCGCCATTGAGGGCGGGCGCGACAACTCCATCCATGCGGAGATTAACGATATTGCCTTTGTGCCCGCCTACCGAGAGGGTGTGCTGGGCTTTAACGTCGTGGTAGGGGGCTTTTTCTCTGCCCGCCGCTGTGAGGCCGCCATTCCGCTCAACGCCTGGGTACCCTCCGACGACGACAGTGTCGTGGAGCTGTGTCGCGCCATTCTTGAGGTGTACCGCGACCATGGCCCGCGGGTGAACCGGCAAAAGGCCCGCCTGATGTGGCTGATTGACGAATGGGGCATGGAGCAATTTCGGGCCGCGGTGGAAACTGCCTACGGGCAGCCGCTGCTGTCAGCTGCGCCCAAGGATGAAATGGACTGGGACAAGCGCGACCACATTGGCATTTATCCCCAAAAGCAGGTGGGGCTCAACTACGTGGGGCTGCACATTCCGGTGGGGCGATTGCAGGCCAGCGATCTGCTTGACCTGGCCCGCCTGGCGGAGGTCTACGGCAGCGGCGAACTGCGCCTGACGGTGGAGCAGAACGTAATTATTCCCAACGTGCCCGACTCGCGGCTGGCGGTGCTGCGGCAAGAGCCGCTGCTGGGGAAATTCTCGATCGCCCCCTCGGCGCTAATGCGATCGCTGGTCTCCTGCACCGGGTCACAGTTCTGCAACTTTGCCCTGGTGGAAACCAAACAGCGCGCCGTGGCCCTAGCCGAGGCCCTAGACGCAGAACTCACCCTATCGCAGCCGGTGCGCATTCACTGGACGGGCTGCCCCAACTCCTGCGGTCAGCCCCAAGTGGCCGATATTGGCCTGATGGGCACCAAGGTGCGCAAGGACGGCAAAACCGTGGAAGGGGTGGACATTTTCATGGGCGGCAAGGTGGGCAAGGAGGCTCACCTGGGCGAAAAGGTGCAGCAGGGCATTCCCTGCGATGAGCTGCATGGGGTGCTGCGATCGCTGCTGATCAAAAACTTCGGTGCCCAGCCCAGGAGCACCGCTGCCAACCTCAATGGCGTGATGGTGACAGTGGATTAA
- a CDS encoding HEAT repeat domain-containing protein, producing the protein MSSFDQFAVSSSPSEAARTTVAKLGAGDFHDRWEQSRQVADLGDAALDDLLAMLQDSECDWEARWFAARALGEFDRPEVIAALVNTFATTTDEDLRQAMAAALTQIGPGAIAALGEQLAQPELRPAAVQALARIHHPATIPWLKLAMADARSPVRATALDALSAFADLTLLPMVQQGLADPAAAVRAAAVRGLLALRLGLPAQQLIDALTPLLGDADERVAQQATYALGRLSSAAAAAPLLQLLQAPGTPEALQIFAVQALSWQNTATALEGLIQAWDWLELPARLTLVQGLAAVASNQRSRATAALANWLQLLPPTADNSTLRRHLVLALGQVGDSVLESELRSLLHDPDPGVQLHAEAALRQLQTQSV; encoded by the coding sequence GTGTCCTCTTTTGATCAGTTTGCGGTTTCATCATCTCCGTCGGAGGCGGCCCGAACTACGGTAGCCAAGTTAGGCGCCGGAGACTTCCACGATCGCTGGGAGCAGTCGCGCCAGGTCGCCGATCTGGGCGATGCGGCCTTAGACGATCTGCTGGCTATGCTTCAAGACAGTGAGTGCGATTGGGAAGCCCGCTGGTTTGCGGCCCGCGCTTTGGGAGAGTTCGATCGCCCCGAGGTAATTGCCGCCCTGGTCAACACCTTTGCCACCACAACCGACGAAGACCTGCGCCAGGCGATGGCAGCGGCCCTAACTCAGATTGGCCCTGGGGCGATCGCCGCCCTGGGTGAGCAGCTCGCTCAACCCGAGCTGCGGCCTGCGGCGGTGCAGGCCCTAGCCCGCATTCACCACCCCGCCACAATTCCTTGGCTAAAGCTGGCGATGGCCGATGCGCGATCGCCCGTGCGAGCTACTGCTCTCGATGCTCTCAGCGCCTTTGCCGACCTCACTCTGCTGCCCATGGTGCAGCAAGGCCTAGCAGATCCGGCGGCAGCGGTGCGGGCGGCGGCGGTGCGGGGGCTGCTGGCACTGCGATTGGGCCTGCCTGCCCAACAGCTAATCGACGCTCTCACGCCGCTGCTCGGAGACGCAGATGAACGGGTGGCCCAGCAGGCTACCTATGCTCTAGGGCGGTTGTCGAGTGCGGCGGCGGCAGCGCCTCTGCTACAGCTACTGCAAGCCCCCGGCACCCCTGAAGCTCTACAAATTTTCGCTGTGCAGGCTCTGAGTTGGCAGAATACCGCCACAGCCTTAGAAGGCCTGATTCAAGCCTGGGATTGGCTAGAGCTTCCCGCTCGGTTGACCCTGGTGCAGGGGCTAGCGGCTGTGGCCTCCAATCAGCGGTCGCGGGCCACAGCCGCTCTGGCGAACTGGCTACAGCTGTTGCCGCCCACCGCTGACAACAGCACCCTGCGTCGCCACCTGGTACTGGCCTTAGGGCAGGTCGGTGATTCTGTGCTGGAGTCAGAGCTGCGATCGCTGCTGCACGACCCTGACCCTGGGGTGCAGCTCCACGCTGAGGCGGCCCTGCGTCAGCTCCAGACCCAATCTGTCTAA
- a CDS encoding LysR family transcriptional regulator yields the protein MRIEQLQAFLSVAETGSFQSAAQQCAVTQSTVSRQVQALEAELDAPLFHRGAQAKLTVAGERLLPKARRIYQDWMQVSKDIADLMAGKQPELCVAAIQSVCATVLPPVLQQFCSEYPQVQLRVTALGSDRSLKVLRDGLVDLAIVMDNPRLTTQPEMVVTPLFEESVEVLMAGNHDLARQPVISWEMLARFPQIIFKDGYGMARLVQQQFQDRGEEFNPAMELNTLDAFRAVIRQGNFVALLPQSALADCHDDPTLAVRPTEAPVLTRSVVLVTTRDRLVIPPIQRFHDLVQSLATPIRPRPAAVSYS from the coding sequence ATGCGCATAGAACAGCTCCAGGCGTTTCTATCGGTGGCTGAAACCGGCAGCTTTCAGTCGGCGGCGCAGCAGTGCGCGGTGACGCAGTCTACCGTCAGTCGCCAGGTGCAGGCCCTAGAGGCCGAGCTGGATGCGCCGTTGTTTCACCGGGGTGCCCAGGCCAAACTCACGGTGGCCGGAGAGCGTCTGTTGCCCAAGGCCCGGCGCATCTACCAAGACTGGATGCAGGTTTCTAAAGATATCGCCGATCTGATGGCCGGTAAGCAGCCCGAACTCTGCGTGGCGGCGATTCAGTCGGTGTGCGCCACGGTGCTACCGCCGGTGCTCCAGCAGTTTTGCTCGGAGTATCCTCAAGTGCAGCTGCGGGTGACGGCCTTGGGCAGCGATCGCTCCCTTAAGGTGCTGCGCGACGGCCTGGTTGATCTGGCCATTGTGATGGATAACCCTCGCCTCACCACCCAGCCCGAAATGGTGGTCACGCCCCTCTTTGAGGAGTCGGTTGAGGTGCTGATGGCAGGCAACCACGACCTGGCTCGCCAGCCCGTCATTTCCTGGGAGATGCTGGCTCGGTTTCCGCAGATTATTTTCAAAGATGGCTACGGCATGGCGCGGCTGGTGCAGCAGCAGTTTCAAGATCGGGGCGAAGAGTTTAACCCAGCGATGGAGCTTAATACCCTCGACGCCTTTCGGGCGGTGATTCGCCAGGGTAATTTTGTCGCGCTGCTGCCCCAGTCGGCTCTAGCCGACTGCCACGATGACCCCACCCTAGCGGTGCGCCCCACCGAAGCGCCGGTGCTGACCCGCTCAGTGGTGCTAGTGACTACCCGCGATCGCCTAGTGATTCCCCCCATCCAGCGGTTTCACGACCTGGTGCAGAGCCTGGCCACCCCCATTCGCCCTAGACCCGCAGCGGTGTCTTACAGTTAG